In the genome of Nonomuraea sp. NBC_00507, the window TGGCGCACTCCTACGGCGGAGCCCCGGCCACGATCGCCGCCAACACGCTTCCCGAACGGATCGCCCGCGTGGTCTACCTCGCCGCGCTCCTGCCCGAGCCGGGCAAGAGCCTGTTCGACATCACGCCCGCGCCCGTCGTCGAGGCCATCACGGAAACCGTCCAGGACGGGCGGATCCCGGTGATGAGCGATGAGGTCATCGACGCCAACTTCGGCAAGCACGGGCTCACCCCCCAGGACCGTGCTTGGCTGCGGGCCCGTGGCGTCGGCCAGCCGATCGGCACCTACCGAGATCCGGCACCGGCCGACCTCGGCGCGGTGCAGAGCCTGCCCCGCACCTACATCGCCTGCGCGGGTGACCCGGGTGGCCCGCCGCACCTGCCGGGCCTCGACGTGATCACGTTGGAGGCCGGGCACTGGCCGATGATCACCGAACCGGTGGCGCTGGCCCGGGTGCTGGATGAGGTGGCCCGGTCATGATGCGGCCGTACCGCGTAGATATCCCGCAGGAGAGCCTGGACGACCTGACCACCCGGCTGGCCAGGACCCGCTTCACCCGCCGGCTGCCCGGCCGGGGGCTCGGCGTGCCCGCCGACCGCGTCCAGCACCTGGTCGAGTACTGGCGCGACGGATACGACTGGCGCGCCTGGGAACGGCGGATCAACGCCCACCCGCAGTTCACAACCCAGATCGACGGACTTGACGTGCACTTCCTGCACATCCGTTCGACCCAGCCGGACGCCTTGCCGCTCATCCTCACGCACGGCTGGCCCATGTCGGTCGTGGAGTATCTGCCGCTGATCGAGCGACTGACCGACGCCTTCCACCTCGTCATCCCCTCGGTGCCCGGCTTCGGATTCTCCGGCGCGCCGCGAGAGCCGGATTGGAACCGCCGCCGCGTCGCCGCGGCGTGGGCGGAGCTGATGCGCCGGCTCGGGTACGAGCGCTACGGCGCGCACGGCAACGACGTCGGCTCCCTGATCTCCATCGAACTCGGACGCCTTGATCCGCACCGCGTCGCCGGGGTGCACGTCACCCAGGTCTTCGCGCTGCCCTCCGGCGATCCGGCGGAGCGCGCCACGCTGGGACCGGACGACCAGGCGAAACTGGCCGCGCTAGAACGCTTCATGGCCGACAGGAGCGCCTACCTCAGGCTCCAGTCCACCCAGCCGCAGACCCTCGCGCACGCGCTCGCCGACTCCCCAGCCGGCCAACTGGCCTGGAACCTGCAGCTGTTCGGCGATTCGGTGAGCGACGACTACATCCTCACCAACGCCGCCATTTACTGGCTGACCGACACCGCCGGCAGCTCGGCCCTGATCGGCTATCACGGCAACCGGCCGCCTGCCGGGCCGTC includes:
- a CDS encoding alpha/beta fold hydrolase, producing MSAIVLVGGSFLGAWAWERVTPLLTAYGHQVHPLTLTGFGDRAHLGSSATTLTTHARDITAAIEYAGLREVVLVAHSYGGAPATIAANTLPERIARVVYLAALLPEPGKSLFDITPAPVVEAITETVQDGRIPVMSDEVIDANFGKHGLTPQDRAWLRARGVGQPIGTYRDPAPADLGAVQSLPRTYIACAGDPGGPPHLPGLDVITLEAGHWPMITEPVALARVLDEVARS
- a CDS encoding epoxide hydrolase family protein → MMRPYRVDIPQESLDDLTTRLARTRFTRRLPGRGLGVPADRVQHLVEYWRDGYDWRAWERRINAHPQFTTQIDGLDVHFLHIRSTQPDALPLILTHGWPMSVVEYLPLIERLTDAFHLVIPSVPGFGFSGAPREPDWNRRRVAAAWAELMRRLGYERYGAHGNDVGSLISIELGRLDPHRVAGVHVTQVFALPSGDPAERATLGPDDQAKLAALERFMADRSAYLRLQSTQPQTLAHALADSPAGQLAWNLQLFGDSVSDDYILTNAAIYWLTDTAGSSALIGYHGNRPPAGPSSVPLGLACFADDFFPSIRPLAERDHSAIVHWNTYDKGGHHAAQEEPQLLSDDIRTFFDARR